In the genome of Fervidobacterium nodosum Rt17-B1, the window TTGCTTCTTCTATTTCTTCGGCTTTAAGTCCAAAGATAAATATGTTTTCTTCGCCTACTTCTTCTAGGATTTCTATATTTGCGCCATCTAATGTTCCTAATGTGAGCGCTCCATTTATCATGAATTTCATGTTCCCGGTTCCAGAAGCTTCCGTTCCCGCCGTGGAAATTTGCTCACTGATATTTGCAGCGGGAATAATAATCTGTGCAGCTGAGACGTTATAGTTAGGTATAAATACAACTTTCAGGTGTTTATTGACAATTGGGTTTCTATTTACAACTTCCGCAACACTGTTGATGAGTTTGATTATAAGCTTTGCCATTCTGTATCCTGGAGCGGATTTACCTGCGAATATGAATGTTCTCGGAACTTCCGGCTTTTTCCCATCTAAGATTTCGTTGTATAGGTGTATTATGTGTAAAACATTTAATAATTGTCTTTTGTACTCATGGATCCTTTTAACTTGTATATCAAATAGCGTGGATGGGTCAACGGATATATCTAGTTTCTCACGGATGTAATTTGCTAATCGTTCTTTATTCCATCTTTTTGCTTCGGCAAGTTTTTTAAGAAATTCACTATCGTTTAAAAATGTTTCTAGTTTTCTCAATTCGTAAAGGTTTGTTATCCACCCATTACCTATACTTTCGGTAATGAGTTTCGCAAGTGGTGGATTACATTCCAAGAGCCATCTTCTTTGAGTTACTCCATTTGTTTTATTATTGAACTTCTCAGGGTACATTTCATAAAAATCTTTTAAAACACTTTTTTTAAGTATTTCGGTATGCAATTCAGAAACACCGTTAATTGAGAACGAAACTACAGATGAGAGATTAGCCATTCTTACCTTCTTTATGTTTCCTTCTTCAAATATGGACATATCTATAATTTTTTTCAGATTATTGTTGAATTTTTCTCCGACTTCTTTCAAAAATCTTGCGTTTATTTCCTCGATTATTTGATAATGTCTTGGAAGGAGATTTTGGAGTAATGGGGCCTCCCATTTTTCAAGTGCTTCAGGCATTACAGTATGGTTTGTGTAAGCTATTGTGTTTTTGACTATGTTCCAGGCATCATCCCAACCGTATCCTTCTTCGTCGAGTAATATTCTCATAAGTTCTGGTATTGCAAGGGCAGGATGCGTGTCGTTGAGTTGTATAACTTCGGATTCATGAAGGTTACTTAAATCGTTCCCAAATCTTCTCTTGTGCCTTCTTATTATATCTTGTAATGCGGCGCTTACAAAGAAATGTTCTTGCTTGAGCCTTAATTCCCTACCTTGGTAAAATGCGTCGTTTGGATAAAGAACTTTGCACAATGTTTCCGCAAGATTTTTCTCGTAAACGGCTTTTTCATAATTACCCTTCTCAAACTCCGCAAAGTTAAATTCGTTTATAGCTTTAGGATGCCAAAGTCTTAATACTGAAACGATGTCACTGTTGTAGCCGGTTATGTAAATATCATATGGTACGGCTAATATATCGTACGTATCCACCCATTTGAATCTAATGTTACCTTTTTCATCGGTGTAAGGTTCACTTCTTCCAAAAAACTTAACAGTTACAGCTTCTTCGGGTTTTGGAAATTCCCAAGGATAACCATTTTTTAGCCAATCATCTGGCATTTCTTTTTGGAATCCATTTTCGATTGTTTGTTTGAAGAGACCATATTGGTATCTTATCGTATAACCGTATGATAGATATCCAAGAGTTGCCAACGAGTCTAAGAAACATGCAGCGAGTCTCCCGAGTCCGCCGTTACCGAGAGCAGCATCTTCTTCAAGTAATGCTATTTTATCAAGGTCTAAATCAAATTTTTTAAGAAGAGCTTTCACCTCATCTTCAACTTGCAAGTTCAATATGTTGTTGTACAACAGTCTACCTATCAAAAACTCCATTGATAAGTAATTGACAATTCTTAAATCTTTCCTTTGATGTATGATTTCTTCGGTTCTAAGCCATTTTTCTGCAACGATGTCTCTAATGGAGTAAGATAGTGCAAAAAATTTCTGCAGAGTTGTTGAAAAGTCTTTATTTTCAGCTAATGTGTGATTGAGATGATATGTAAATTGATTTGTTATGTCAATTTTAGAGTTTTTAGCCACTATCTACACCTCTCTTACTCACCGTTGTTGTAATACACTTTGTAATTCTCTTGAATCGTTTCCAAAGTCCAATAAACCCCTTTAAAGTTTACACTAAATTTCGAAAAATGTCAAATCAGGAATAAATATTGTGCTTTTATTTTAAAATACGACTTGTTGTTTTTCTTTGCTCTCGTTTAATAAAAAATCCGCCCTTTTTTTAAAACACAAGGGCGGATTTTTTGGTTTTTTTCGAATAATTTGGAGTAAATTTATTCAGTTTTATCTGACTATATTTTTAAGTTTTCCTTCTAAAAATAGTTTTACTGCATCGTCTATGGTTGTATTTAACGGTACCAAGTAAACTCCTATTTTCCTTGCTTTAATGTCTTCAAACATATGTGGTCCCATTTTCACGGCTATAACTCCATCCACATCGCCTGTTGAAGCAAATACTTCATCATGGCCATGGTGGTGCCCGTGTTCTTGTTCGTGCTCGTGCTCATATTCATTATGTAGCCTTCCAAAGTGTCTGCCATAGCCGTGATGGTTATGTTCTCCGCCGTGGTGACCTCTTGCGTGTAGATTTTCGGAAAGTTTTCTTGATAGTTCTTTGTCACCTTCGATTTCAACAATCACAAAATACTCTGCTCTTCCGAAATGAGAAGCTACTGTTTTACCATCGTCTGTTGGGATTGCAATTCTTACCATAATACCGCCTCCTTTTGATTATTTGATTTAATTGTTTTAAACTAACTTTCCAAGAATTTTTCGAAAGATTCTTTAAGAGTATTTATCAACTCTAAAAGATTATTGAGGTATTTAATTCCGTTGTCAGTTATAGAATATACTTTTCTTAATCCTCCGTTCCCTTCTTCAACTTTGAATTCGATAATTCCGTGATGTTCGAGTTTTCTCAAAATGTTGTAAATAACGGATGGATCATGTTTGAAAGGATAGTAAGCAACTTGTTGAAGTTTTTCGTAGAGTTCATAACCATGCATTGGTTTTTGGCTTAACAGTTTCAAAATAACCGCTGTGAGAAAGTCTCCTGTTGAAAAACCAGTTTCTTCGCATCTATGTATATTTCCACCCTGACCATGTTGACATCCACATTTTCTCCTCACAGGTAAACACCTCATTACATGATAGTATTTTCTGATGACGATAATATTATATATCAGTATTGATAAAAAATCAATAGTGATAATTATAAAAATAAACGAAATCCCCAATTCGAAGAGGGATTTCGTTTATTTTTTTATTGCTATATTAATTATACATCAAAATATAAGTCGAATTCTTTTGGATGGGGTATTGAGTTAACTTGTCTTTCTTCAGAGAGTTTAATGTTTACCCAGTGTTTAATCAATTCTTTCGGGAAAGTTGTTAAAAATTCGTTATTTGATAAAAGAGCGTTGCAACTTTCTTCGAGAGATTTCGGGAGAGGTTTAACTTCTTTTTCGTATAGATCACCTTCAAATGGTCCAAAACCCTCAGCTGTTGGGTCAATTTTCTTTCTTATACCATCTACACCAGCTAGTATCATAGCTGCAAAGCCAAGATATGGATTACATGTTGCGTCGATCGTTCTAAATTCGATTCTTCTTTTTTCTGGATCTTTCACATAAGCTGGTATTCTTATCGCTGATGTTCTGTTTGCAAGCGCAAAGACTGCGTTTGTTGGGGCTTCGAAGCCAGGTACCAATCTTCTGTATGAGTTTGTAGATGGATTGGTGAATGCCATTAACGCTGGAGCGTTTTTCAATATCCCACCTATGTAATAAAGCGCTTCTTGTGAAAGGTTGTAAATCTTATCGCCATCGAATATATTTTTTCCGTTCTTTTTCAAAAATTGGTGCACGTGCATTCCATTTCCAGCTTCATCGTACAATGGTTTAGGCATAAATGTGACTAAGTAACCGTATTCTTTTGAAACTAATCGTGCAACATGCTTGACTAACATTGTATAATCGGCTGCTTTAAGAGCATCTATTAATGGTAATTCTATTTCAACCTGACATGTTCCCACCTCGTGGTGGTGGTATTTTACGGGGACACCGTACTCGAGTAATTTTTTAACTATCGCGTTTCTTACTTCCATCAGTTTATCGAATGGAGGAATTCGGTGGTAACCTTTTTTCCTTCCTACGAAATATTCTCCTGTTTCGCCCGATTTCCAAAATGCTTCTGAACTATCAATTTCCAAAGATATTTTGTTTGTTTTTACCTCGTACTTAACATTTTCGAATATGTGGAACTCGTATTCAGGTCCAAGGTATACTTCGTCTGCAATGTCTTTTATTGACTCAAGCGTTTTTTTCAATATTGTTCGTGGATCGTGTGAACATGGTGTCATGTTTTCAACTTCGTAAACGTCACATATCATAGACAAGACTTTTTCACCGTTGTATTCTTCTATTATTGCTGTGTTTGGGTCAGGGATTATTACCATGTCGCTGCTGAAGACTTCGGCATAACCAAGATTGGAAGCATCGAAGCCCACACCTTCAACAAATGTTTTTTCTGAGAAATTTGTTTTTGCAAGAGTTACATGTCTCCATCTGCCCCAAAGGTCTACAACTTTTAAGTCTATAAAATTAATTCCCTCTTGCTCAACTAACTTTAGAATTTGACTCGCGTCCATATGGATAACCTCCCATTCCAATAATTTATTCGTGTACAAAAATTCTATCACTTGTTATATTTTAGTACAAATCAAAATGCACAAAATTAGTTCTATTATCCCTTCTTAATGTTCAAAATCATTTTATTATCTTAAATTTTTCTATATATGCTATAATATACTTTGCGATGCATTGTTATGTTTTAACACTCTGAATAATTTAAGAATTGTTACTATGAATTGTTGGGTTATAATATATTGTTAAAGAAGCTCGCAAAATTTGAGAGAGTGAAAAAGGGGGATAAGACTATGAAAGCTATTATTTTATGTGCAGGTAAGGGAACAAGACTCAGACCTTTAACTTATACAACCGCAAAACACCTTATTCCTGTGGCAAACAAACCAGTTATTCTTTACACAATTGAGAAAATAAAGAGTGTTGGTATAAAACAAATAGGTATTATAGTTAGCCCGGAGAATAAGGCTGATTTTGAAGAAAATCTTGGTGATGGTAGCAAATACGGCGTTGAGATTACTTATATTCTCCAACCTGAACCAAAAGGACTCGCTCATGCTGTTTTGATGGCAAAAGATTTCTTAGGCGATGAAGATTTCATGATGTACCTTGGTGATAACCTTATTATGGATGATATAAGACCTTTTGTTGATGAATTCGAGCAAAGAAAGAATATAAGTGCACTTATAATGCTCTCGCCAGTTAACGATCCAACAAGGTTTGGTATTGCGGTAATGGAAGGAAACAGGATAGTAAAAACTGTTGAGAAACCAAAGGAACCACCTTCAAATCTTGCGATTATAGGGCTTTATTTGTTTAGAAAAGATATATTCGAAGGTATTGCAAATATTAAACCATCATGGCGTGGCGAATTGGAAATTACAGATGCGATTGATTGGCTTATCCAAAACAAAGGGAATGTTGAGGGACATATAATTTACGGATGGTGGAAAGATACAGGTAAACCCGAAGATTTGCTGGAAGCAAATCACAAGATACTTGATGATATAATCGAAGAATTCAAGATAAAAGGAACTGTTGAAGCATCATCGGTCATACAAGGTAGAGTTAGTATCGGTGAAGGTACCGAAGTGGTGAATAGTGTTATAAGAGGCCCGGTAATAATTGGTGAAAATTGTACAATCTCAAATGCCTACATAGGTCCTTACACGTCGATTGGAAATGGCGTGCTTATTGAAAATTGCGAAATTGAAAATTCTATCGTTATGGATGAGGTTAGAATTTCTAATTTCTCACCAAGAATAGATTCATCTTTAATAGGTAAGAAAGTAGAAATTGTCGAGAACGATGGGAAACCAAAAGGTGTTCAAATTATCGTTGGTGACCTAGGGAAGGTCATTGTTTCAAGGTGAGAAATAGTTGCTAATTTTGGAAAGATGGAGGTATATTAGAGTGGTTAAGTTGATAGTTACGGATTTAGATGGGACATTGTTGAACGACGATAAGCATATTCCAGACGATAATATAATTGCCCTTAGAGAAGCTATGGAAAAAGGTGTGCATGTAAGTATCGCGACAGGGCGAAATTTTGGTTCAGCAAAAAGGTATATAAAAGAGCTTGGGTTGGATGTACCTGTCATTTTTCAGAATGGCGCGTTTATTTATCAATGGATGGAGGATAAAGTTATATACAAATCCGATTTGAAGTCTGAAATTGCTAAATTAATCGTTGAAAAAGCTCGGGAAAAAGGTTTGTTTTATGTCGTTTACATAGACTTTTTGGAAGAGAAAGATATGTATATAGACGCGAATTATTCAGGTGAGTTTTTGAGTTATTTAAAGCAAAATGAGTGGAGAATAAATTATGTGAGCGATGTTGTAAATTATATATCAAACAGGGATTCAATAGCCGAAGTGGCTCTTGTTGGTGATGAGGAAAAGATAAAAAATATTGTAGAGGATGACTTATTCATATTTGGTGAGTCTGTAAGTGTTGTTAAAAATAATAGGATAAATTCGGAAGTGTTTTACGAATTTTTTGGCCCAAATTCATCTAAAGATATATCTTTCAATTATTTACTCAAATATTTTAATGTAAAGCCTGAGGAGACGATGTATCTTGGTGATAATTATAACGATATAGGTATGTTAAAAATCGTTGGCTATCCTGTCGTTATGGAGAATGCACCAGATGAAGTTAAAAAATATGCAAAATATGTAAGTAAATCAAACAATGAAGCAGGTGTTGCATACGCTGTCAGAAAGTTGGTGTTAGGGTATTGAGAAAGATTAATATTAGAGTTTTTTTAGTTTTATTAATATTTTTTATTTTACAAGAGTTGCTTTTGGCTTCGTCTTATTCTTCTGAGTTGTCTTACAAAATTCAATATATGATTGGCAACAGGCAAGCAAAAGGACTTGATGCACTATTGAAGTCAATTAACTATGAAGAATTATCCCCCGATGAAAAGGGGGATATTGTTATTGCATATACGGAGCTGTACAGTTGGGGTGGAATGGGTTATAATTATTCCGAAAAAGCTTATCAATTGGCAGAGAAAATTGTGAAAGATTATCCAAATTTTTGGAAAGGTTATTATTGCATGGCTCTTGTGCTTTCCCACAGGGTTCAGAAAAATAATCTATTAGCTTTGACTTTAACAAGTAAGATAGATTATAATTTGAATATGGCCATTAAGTATGGTCAAGACCAATGGTTACCTCATTTCTTAGCGGCTATAAGATACATAGAAGTGCCGATTTTTCCTGACCTTGAAAGAGGCGAAGCGTTACTTAAAAGATCGATAGAACTTGAACCCAATCATGTGTATTCTTATTTTGTGTACGGTAAGTTATATGAGAGAAAAGGAAGATACTGCGAAGCAGTTGAAATGTATAAGAAAGCTTTGAGTTTACCAACGAGGCCCGAGTGGAAAATTGTGGATGAGGACGCAAAGAAAGACGCGAATCAGAGACTTGCGGAGGTGGAGAAGAAGTGTACCAAAAAATAAAGGGCACGGAAGATTTGTACGGCGATGAGATGAAGTATTGGTATTGGATAGAGAAAAAGGCAAAAGATTTAGCAATAAGATACGGATACGGTGAAATAAGAACACCAATATTCGAAGAAACGAAGCTTTTTATTAGAAGCGTGGGGCAGGATACGGATATCGTTCAGAAAGAAATGTACACATTTGAGGATAAAGGTGGAAGAAGCATAACACTTAGGCCTGAAGGGACTGCGCCTGTTGTAAGGGCTTTTGTTGAAGATGGAATGATAGCTCAAGGATTTCCACAAAAGTATTTTTACATTGGTCCGATGTTTAGATACGAGAGGCCACAATCTGGGAGGCAAAGGCAGTTCCATCAATTTGGTGCAGAAATTTTCGGGAGTTCTTCTGCTATAGCAGATGCAGAGCTTATAATCTTTGCCGATAGATTGATGAAAGAAATAGGACTTGTCGATTATCAGATTCATATAAATTCGCTTGGTGACATAGAAGATAGGGTGAAATATCGCGAAGCTCTAAAGGAATATTACGCACAGCACTTAGAAAATTTATGCGATGACTGTAAAGTTAGGTATGAAAAGAACGTACTTAGGCTTTTGGATTGTAAAGTTGACATAGAATACACAAAAAATGCGCCAAAGATAACGGATTATCTTGGTGAGAATTCTAGGAAGCACTATGAAGAATTGAAAGCATTGCTTGATTCGGTAGGTATAAAGTATATTGAAAATCCAAGACTTGTTAGAGGTCTTGATTATTACAATAGAACGGTTTTTGAAATACACCACCAAAAGCTCGGGGCTATGAGCGCTATCGCTGGTGGTGGAAGATACGATGGACTAATAAAAGAAATAGGTGGTAAAGACGTTCCAGCGTTAGGTTTTGCAACGGGCATAGAACGATTGATACTTGCATTGAAAGCTGAGAATGTTTTAGTTGATGAAATTGAAACCAACGTAGTTTACATCGCTTACCTTGGTGGGTTTGATGTAAAAGCTGAAGCGATAAGGCTTTCGGAAGAACTTAGAAGAGAAGGTATACCAGTTGGTCTTGAGCTTATGGAACGTGGGTTGAGCGCGCAACTCAAGAATGCTGCAAGAGTTGGAGCTAAATTTACAATAATCGTTGGTGAGAGTGAACTTGAAAGAAATATCGTGCTTGTAAAAAATATGGAAACAGGTGAACAATTGGAGTTTGAAAGAAGCTTTGTAGTTAGCGGAATAAAAGACATGATAACAGAAATGCAGTAATCTAATAAAAATCCCCCACGAAACGTGGGGGAAATTTATGTATTGGCTGGGAGGGGAGGATTCGAACCTCCACTGGCGGATCCAGAGTCCGCAGTCCTGCCATTAGACGACCTCCCAAAAGCCGTAAGGCAAGATATATTTTATCATTCAAGGTTGAGAATGTCAATTATGTAAAATAAGAATACGAAGAGGTGATTTTTTAATGTTTTTTGATGCCGTAGTAGTTGGTGCAGGTTTAGCTGGCTCAACAGCAGCAAGAATCTTGGCTGAAAGTGGTAGAAAGGTTTTAGTTATCGAAAAGCATAAACACATCGCTGGTCACTGCCATGATTACAAAGATAATAATGGCATAACGGTTCACACTTATGGTCCACACATATTTCACACAAACAATAAGACAGTTTGGGAATTCGTCAATAAGTTCACTGAATTCAATTATTATCAACACAAAGTTCTAAGCTACGCAGAGGGTAAATTAATACCCTTTCCGATCAATAGAGATACTTTGTGCGAAGTTTTCGGCATCAATATTGCCACATACGAAGTTGAAGAGTTTTTATCAAATGAAGTTAAGAAATCAAAATTCAACAATCCTCCTAAAAATTTCCGCGATGTTATTGTCTCACAAGTTGGCGAAAGGCTTTATGAGCTTTTCTTCAAAAATTATACTATTAAACAATGGGAACGAGATCCTGAAGAACTATTACCCGATGTAGCAAAAAGAATACCTGTAAGGGCCAACAGAGACGACAGGTACTTCTCTGATAAATATCAAGGCATACCAAAATACGGTTACACAAAACTCGTCGAAAATATTCTGAACCATGACAACATTACAGTGATGATGGGAATAGATTATTTTGAAATCAGAGATTACCTGAAATCAAGCCTTGTAGTATATACTGGTGAATTGGACAGATTTTTTGATTTTTCGCATGGAAAGTTAGAGTACAGGTCTTTAAATCTTGTATTGAAAACGTTTGATATAGAGTTCTACCAACCGGTTGCTGTGGTTAATTACCCAAACGACTATGACTGGACCAGAATAACTGAATACAAACATTTTCTTGATGAAAAATCTTCGAAAACTACTGTTTGTTTTGAATATCCAACAGCACATGGCAAACCATACTACATAGTTATGACAAGTGAAAACATGGAAAGAAGGAAAAAATATACTGAGGAAGTCGAAAGATTAGAAAGGACAGGTGAATATATATTTGTCGGAAGATTAGCGGAATACAAGTACTATAACATGGATGAAGTAATAACAGCTTCAATTAGGAAGACAGAGGTGTGGTTAAATGGAAGGTAAAGAGATTTATTACGTCCCATATTTTCACTGGGACAGTAAATTTAATGCGGGTTACAAGGCCAAAAATGACGTCGAAATCATTTTTGAGAGTGCTAAATTCAAAAGAGTCGACATTTTCAAAAAAGCAAGTGATAGTAATTCAAGGATTTTCAGTCTAAGTAGGCTTATTTCATTGTACCTTAAGCGAAATTTCGCAAATAATGCCATCGTGTTTTTCCAAAACGGAACAGGGCTCGATTTGTTAATAGCCCCTGCACTAAGGAAGGCGTTCAAAAATGCCAAAAGATGCATTGTAATTCACGATATAGAAAGTATAAGACTTGCAAGAAGCATAGATTTCACAAGGGAAAAGCTTGTATTCTCAAACTTTACACATGCAGTATGTCATTCAAAGAAAATGGCAGATTATATAAAAGAGAAATTAGGATATAAGGGAAAAATCTACATTCTCGGCTTGTTTGATTACATCCTCGATACCCCAGTATACGAAAGAGTTATGAGCAAGACTCTACCAAGTTTAGGAAAATACGTAATTTCTTTCGCAGGTAATCTTTCAAAATCAACATTCTTGAAAAAGATAATAAAAGAAGTAAACCCGTTAAATTACACAGTCTATCTATACGGAAAAGGTTATGACGGTGATACAAAAGACGGCGTTTTGGAATACAAAGGTGTGTTTCATCCCGATGAACTTCCATACAAAATTGAAGGACACTTTGGATTAGTATGGGACGGTGAAGAAGTCAACGGAATAAGCGGAACGGTCGGACACTATCTTAAATACAATTCTCCTCATAAGGCATCTTTGTATATAGTTAGCGGATTGCCGCTAATTGTTTGGAAAGAATCGGCAATATACGAAACCGTAAAGGAATACAATATAGGTTTTGGGGTAAATTCTTTGAAAGAAATTGATGAAATACTAAGTAAAGTATCTGAAAAGGATTATCAAGTATGGAGAGAAAACACTATTAAATTGGGCAAAAAGTTAGCCAGCGGTGAAAATGTAAAGGAAATTATAAACAGAATATTATCGAAATAGAAAAGGGTGAGAGTTCTCACCCTTTTATCTTTTAGATTTGAACAACGATAGAACTTGATAGAATGTCCTCAACGCAAAAATTGCGAGCGGTCTCGGAATGTTGTAACTTTCTCCGTAGCCAAAGTTTAGGATTGGCCTGAATAACTTGTGTCTGCCTGCATTGTGAACAACTGGGATTAGTTCAACTTTTCCATTTTCTACAAGATAGAACTTTCCGTTTTTCACTTTGTACTTTTTTTGCGTCGTAGTGGGAATAAAGTTATACTTAGGATGAAGCTGATAAAAATCTTTTTTGTATGCATAGTAGTTCAAGACTACCATATCCGTTCCCCAAGCATCCAAATCTCTAATAATTTCGTTCATTGACCATACAAGTTCAACAAATTGTTTTCGTGGATAGATGACAAAGCCTGCGTTTATCAATTTTTTGTCAGACAAAAACTTCTTTATTTCGTCAGCATTTTTCACATTCTTATCGTTGGCAACGATTTCCATATTTGGTGATATTTCTTCACAAACTGCTTTTATCTTTTCAGGTTCTAACTGGAAAAGATGAGAGATATCCGACTGGAATATTATATCCCCT includes:
- a CDS encoding glycogen/starch/alpha-glucan phosphorylase; translation: MAKNSKIDITNQFTYHLNHTLAENKDFSTTLQKFFALSYSIRDIVAEKWLRTEEIIHQRKDLRIVNYLSMEFLIGRLLYNNILNLQVEDEVKALLKKFDLDLDKIALLEEDAALGNGGLGRLAACFLDSLATLGYLSYGYTIRYQYGLFKQTIENGFQKEMPDDWLKNGYPWEFPKPEEAVTVKFFGRSEPYTDEKGNIRFKWVDTYDILAVPYDIYITGYNSDIVSVLRLWHPKAINEFNFAEFEKGNYEKAVYEKNLAETLCKVLYPNDAFYQGRELRLKQEHFFVSAALQDIIRRHKRRFGNDLSNLHESEVIQLNDTHPALAIPELMRILLDEEGYGWDDAWNIVKNTIAYTNHTVMPEALEKWEAPLLQNLLPRHYQIIEEINARFLKEVGEKFNNNLKKIIDMSIFEEGNIKKVRMANLSSVVSFSINGVSELHTEILKKSVLKDFYEMYPEKFNNKTNGVTQRRWLLECNPPLAKLITESIGNGWITNLYELRKLETFLNDSEFLKKLAEAKRWNKERLANYIREKLDISVDPSTLFDIQVKRIHEYKRQLLNVLHIIHLYNEILDGKKPEVPRTFIFAGKSAPGYRMAKLIIKLINSVAEVVNRNPIVNKHLKVVFIPNYNVSAAQIIIPAANISEQISTAGTEASGTGNMKFMINGALTLGTLDGANIEILEEVGEENIFIFGLKAEEIEEARRKGIYNPFGIYLENEKIRKVLDMIRGGYFTPNEPELFVDIYESLLYGKHAPMPDQYFLLADFESYEKAHKDVEKLYLNQEEWNKKSLLNIARSGKFSSDRTIEEYVRDIWKTKKVD
- the glf gene encoding UDP-galactopyranose mutase, translating into MFFDAVVVGAGLAGSTAARILAESGRKVLVIEKHKHIAGHCHDYKDNNGITVHTYGPHIFHTNNKTVWEFVNKFTEFNYYQHKVLSYAEGKLIPFPINRDTLCEVFGINIATYEVEEFLSNEVKKSKFNNPPKNFRDVIVSQVGERLYELFFKNYTIKQWERDPEELLPDVAKRIPVRANRDDRYFSDKYQGIPKYGYTKLVENILNHDNITVMMGIDYFEIRDYLKSSLVVYTGELDRFFDFSHGKLEYRSLNLVLKTFDIEFYQPVAVVNYPNDYDWTRITEYKHFLDEKSSKTTVCFEYPTAHGKPYYIVMTSENMERRKKYTEEVERLERTGEYIFVGRLAEYKYYNMDEVITASIRKTEVWLNGR
- the glnA gene encoding type I glutamate--ammonia ligase, yielding MDASQILKLVEQEGINFIDLKVVDLWGRWRHVTLAKTNFSEKTFVEGVGFDASNLGYAEVFSSDMVIIPDPNTAIIEEYNGEKVLSMICDVYEVENMTPCSHDPRTILKKTLESIKDIADEVYLGPEYEFHIFENVKYEVKTNKISLEIDSSEAFWKSGETGEYFVGRKKGYHRIPPFDKLMEVRNAIVKKLLEYGVPVKYHHHEVGTCQVEIELPLIDALKAADYTMLVKHVARLVSKEYGYLVTFMPKPLYDEAGNGMHVHQFLKKNGKNIFDGDKIYNLSQEALYYIGGILKNAPALMAFTNPSTNSYRRLVPGFEAPTNAVFALANRTSAIRIPAYVKDPEKRRIEFRTIDATCNPYLGFAAMILAGVDGIRKKIDPTAEGFGPFEGDLYEKEVKPLPKSLEESCNALLSNNEFLTTFPKELIKHWVNIKLSEERQVNSIPHPKEFDLYFDV
- a CDS encoding glucose-1-phosphate thymidylyltransferase — encoded protein: MKAIILCAGKGTRLRPLTYTTAKHLIPVANKPVILYTIEKIKSVGIKQIGIIVSPENKADFEENLGDGSKYGVEITYILQPEPKGLAHAVLMAKDFLGDEDFMMYLGDNLIMDDIRPFVDEFEQRKNISALIMLSPVNDPTRFGIAVMEGNRIVKTVEKPKEPPSNLAIIGLYLFRKDIFEGIANIKPSWRGELEITDAIDWLIQNKGNVEGHIIYGWWKDTGKPEDLLEANHKILDDIIEEFKIKGTVEASSVIQGRVSIGEGTEVVNSVIRGPVIIGENCTISNAYIGPYTSIGNGVLIENCEIENSIVMDEVRISNFSPRIDSSLIGKKVEIVENDGKPKGVQIIVGDLGKVIVSR
- a CDS encoding tetratricopeptide repeat protein, coding for MRKINIRVFLVLLIFFILQELLLASSYSSELSYKIQYMIGNRQAKGLDALLKSINYEELSPDEKGDIVIAYTELYSWGGMGYNYSEKAYQLAEKIVKDYPNFWKGYYCMALVLSHRVQKNNLLALTLTSKIDYNLNMAIKYGQDQWLPHFLAAIRYIEVPIFPDLERGEALLKRSIELEPNHVYSYFVYGKLYERKGRYCEAVEMYKKALSLPTRPEWKIVDEDAKKDANQRLAEVEKKCTKK
- a CDS encoding NifB/NifX family molybdenum-iron cluster-binding protein; translated protein: MVRIAIPTDDGKTVASHFGRAEYFVIVEIEGDKELSRKLSENLHARGHHGGEHNHHGYGRHFGRLHNEYEHEHEQEHGHHHGHDEVFASTGDVDGVIAVKMGPHMFEDIKARKIGVYLVPLNTTIDDAVKLFLEGKLKNIVR
- a CDS encoding Cof-type HAD-IIB family hydrolase, whose amino-acid sequence is MVKLIVTDLDGTLLNDDKHIPDDNIIALREAMEKGVHVSIATGRNFGSAKRYIKELGLDVPVIFQNGAFIYQWMEDKVIYKSDLKSEIAKLIVEKAREKGLFYVVYIDFLEEKDMYIDANYSGEFLSYLKQNEWRINYVSDVVNYISNRDSIAEVALVGDEEKIKNIVEDDLFIFGESVSVVKNNRINSEVFYEFFGPNSSKDISFNYLLKYFNVKPEETMYLGDNYNDIGMLKIVGYPVVMENAPDEVKKYAKYVSKSNNEAGVAYAVRKLVLGY
- a CDS encoding PadR family transcriptional regulator; its protein translation is MRRKCGCQHGQGGNIHRCEETGFSTGDFLTAVILKLLSQKPMHGYELYEKLQQVAYYPFKHDPSVIYNILRKLEHHGIIEFKVEEGNGGLRKVYSITDNGIKYLNNLLELINTLKESFEKFLES
- the hisS gene encoding histidine--tRNA ligase, which translates into the protein MYQKIKGTEDLYGDEMKYWYWIEKKAKDLAIRYGYGEIRTPIFEETKLFIRSVGQDTDIVQKEMYTFEDKGGRSITLRPEGTAPVVRAFVEDGMIAQGFPQKYFYIGPMFRYERPQSGRQRQFHQFGAEIFGSSSAIADAELIIFADRLMKEIGLVDYQIHINSLGDIEDRVKYREALKEYYAQHLENLCDDCKVRYEKNVLRLLDCKVDIEYTKNAPKITDYLGENSRKHYEELKALLDSVGIKYIENPRLVRGLDYYNRTVFEIHHQKLGAMSAIAGGGRYDGLIKEIGGKDVPALGFATGIERLILALKAENVLVDEIETNVVYIAYLGGFDVKAEAIRLSEELRREGIPVGLELMERGLSAQLKNAARVGAKFTIIVGESELERNIVLVKNMETGEQLEFERSFVVSGIKDMITEMQ